One Alphaproteobacteria bacterium genomic region harbors:
- a CDS encoding malonyl-CoA decarboxylase, whose amino-acid sequence MKPTERTGLLDRTLRNIRGAWNEIAETAAGVFAPAAGPSLEDDSAEHLRVQMRACLESRGGEVSARARAAVLGRTYLSLNKDGKRRFLKILASDFGVDRPLVNEAVETLRKAGSDEPERSKAEHRLRAALEPRRIKLLTQFNALPEGVKFLVDLRADLLAIGRSDPALEGLAADLKGLLAAWFDVGFLDLRRIAWDSPAALLEKLIAYEAVHEIHGWNDLKNRLDSDRRCFAYFHPRMPDEPLIFVEVALHNGLAGDIHRLLDPQAPHQEPHEADTAIFYSISNAQKGLVGISFGGFLIKRVVDVLAGEFRNLKGFATLSPIPGFRAWLERELKAEPNDILHPAERKAIATLPIGVGDDSAFATLLGVPAWHDKPAIAKVLEAPLTRLCARYLFEAKRDGNRAQDPVAHFHLSNGARIEQLDWLADRSSKGMAQSFGLMVNYRYRQADIEANHEAYTGEGKVAAAAPVRALLKG is encoded by the coding sequence ATGAAACCGACTGAGCGAACGGGCTTGCTCGACCGCACGCTGCGCAACATTCGCGGGGCGTGGAACGAAATCGCCGAAACCGCAGCCGGCGTTTTCGCCCCCGCGGCGGGTCCGAGCCTCGAGGACGATTCGGCCGAACATTTGCGCGTGCAAATGCGGGCCTGTCTTGAGAGTCGCGGGGGCGAAGTTTCGGCGCGTGCACGCGCGGCGGTACTTGGCCGCACTTACCTCTCGCTCAATAAAGATGGCAAACGCCGTTTTCTCAAAATCCTGGCGAGCGACTTTGGCGTCGACCGGCCGCTCGTGAACGAAGCCGTCGAGACCCTCCGAAAGGCCGGCTCAGACGAACCGGAACGATCCAAGGCGGAGCACCGCCTGCGCGCTGCCCTCGAACCAAGGCGGATAAAATTACTCACCCAATTCAACGCATTACCGGAGGGTGTTAAATTTCTTGTCGATCTTCGGGCGGATCTCCTGGCAATCGGTCGAAGCGACCCCGCATTGGAGGGTTTGGCGGCTGACCTCAAGGGCCTCCTGGCCGCGTGGTTCGACGTGGGTTTTCTCGATTTGCGGCGGATCGCCTGGGACTCTCCTGCGGCCCTGCTCGAGAAGCTCATCGCCTACGAAGCGGTCCACGAAATCCACGGCTGGAACGATCTGAAGAACCGCCTCGATTCGGATCGGCGCTGTTTCGCATACTTCCATCCGCGAATGCCCGACGAACCGCTCATCTTTGTTGAAGTAGCGCTGCACAACGGGCTCGCCGGCGATATCCACCGCCTGCTCGATCCGCAAGCACCCCATCAGGAGCCTCACGAAGCGGATACCGCGATATTCTATTCGATCTCGAACGCGCAGAAAGGTCTTGTGGGCATCAGCTTTGGCGGGTTCCTGATCAAACGTGTCGTCGATGTGCTCGCCGGTGAGTTCCGCAACCTCAAGGGCTTCGCCACTCTCTCACCGATTCCCGGTTTCCGCGCCTGGCTCGAGCGCGAACTCAAGGCGGAGCCGAACGATATCCTGCATCCGGCCGAACGCAAGGCGATCGCGACGCTACCGATTGGCGTTGGCGACGATTCAGCATTTGCGACGCTCCTCGGCGTGCCTGCCTGGCACGATAAACCGGCGATCGCCAAGGTGCTCGAAGCCCCGCTCACGCGGCTCTGCGCGCGCTACCTTTTCGAGGCCAAAAGGGACGGCAACCGAGCACAGGACCCGGTCGCACATTTTCATCTCTCCAATGGCGCCCGCATCGAACAGCTCGATTGGTTGGCCGATCGTTCGTCCAAGGGCATGGCGCAATCATTCGGCCTGATGGTGAACTATCGGTATCGCCAAGCCGATATCGAGGCGAACCACGAAGCCTATACGGGCGAAGGCAAAGTCGCTGCGGCCGCGCCCGTCCGTGCTTTGCTCAAAGGTTAG